From Staphylothermus hellenicus DSM 12710, a single genomic window includes:
- a CDS encoding pyridoxal-phosphate dependent enzyme: MIEKKDAYWYCPKCGFKESIWNKYYWKCPRCGSPLKIIYDKTFEPRGNGLPRYSSLFPFKPVKTIGEGGTPLVIDEENNVKLLFKLEYLNPSGSFKDRGTALAIGYSYLLGYKSVVEDTSGNTGISVTLYSRVYGLKPLIIMPKNAPLGKKKLVKLLGGKIVEAKNRGEASKIVSNYIESSYYVAHTWSYFYIIGASTISYEVYEEYGVPDYVIVPVGSGGLFLGLMNGFEHLYIQGLIRHVPKPVVVQGYSVQPVYEKLYGKKIGGEESDLADGIMVPNPPRINEILEYMGKYGGKIVLVGNSEIKQALLELLDKGFIVEPTSAAVYAAYKKMIDEFRGKEVLLPLTGSGLKMVS; this comes from the coding sequence ATGATTGAGAAAAAAGATGCTTATTGGTATTGTCCGAAATGCGGCTTCAAAGAATCTATTTGGAACAAATATTATTGGAAATGCCCTAGATGCGGCTCACCTCTCAAAATAATATATGATAAAACATTTGAACCCAGAGGCAACGGATTACCTAGATATAGTTCATTGTTCCCTTTCAAGCCCGTTAAAACTATTGGTGAGGGAGGAACACCTCTAGTTATAGATGAGGAAAACAATGTTAAGTTATTGTTTAAGCTAGAATACCTTAATCCTTCAGGAAGCTTCAAGGATCGGGGAACAGCGCTTGCTATTGGATATAGTTATCTTTTAGGATATAAATCTGTAGTAGAGGATACAAGTGGAAATACAGGTATATCTGTTACTTTATATTCTAGGGTGTATGGATTAAAACCTTTGATTATAATGCCTAAAAATGCTCCCCTGGGGAAAAAGAAGCTAGTTAAATTATTGGGTGGTAAAATAGTTGAGGCTAAAAATAGAGGTGAAGCTTCTAAGATTGTTTCAAACTATATTGAGTCCTCATATTATGTAGCTCATACATGGAGCTACTTCTACATTATTGGTGCTTCAACGATTTCTTATGAAGTATATGAGGAATACGGTGTACCCGATTATGTGATTGTACCGGTGGGTTCGGGCGGATTATTCCTAGGATTAATGAATGGTTTCGAGCATCTATATATTCAAGGATTAATAAGACATGTTCCTAAACCAGTAGTTGTTCAGGGATATAGTGTTCAGCCAGTTTATGAAAAACTATATGGTAAGAAAATTGGTGGCGAAGAATCAGATCTAGCCGATGGTATAATGGTTCCTAACCCTCCCCGTATCAATGAAATATTAGAGTATATGGGAAAATATGGTGGCAAAATAGTTCTTGTTGGAAATAGTGAGATTAAACAAGCTCTTCTAGAACTATTAGATAAAGGATTCATTGTTGAACCAACCTCAGCTGCAGTATATGCTGCATATAAGAAGATGATAGATGAATTTAGAGGTAAAGAAGTATTGTTGCCATTAACAGGTTCAGGATTAAAAATGGTTAGCTAA
- a CDS encoding glycosyltransferase family 39 protein produces the protein MNNKYNIAIYVLLLIIILFAAFQYYSLALKLTQLEIERHGKGYVSDEVWYVPSARNILRKTLGIVPSLPGGKYGASIIYEGNIEIAWIRKVAMKYGVSVVDENYHKIKAFYIESNNLNNINAFIQNISAYYNISDIVYGWRIPDAAGINEYLNLEHPPLVKYLIALSILLLGDYPLYWRIPNIIAGALIVFFVFLSIRKLTNNPWLGLVASLLVSIDPIMRYLSSIALLDVFVALFSVITFYLAITRKYMLSILLAIIGSTAKFNTLFVLIPVYMLYIRRELKKDNSFINFIYNTTLFFLLVSGLFLAVQVLISIPLISIIGFESWLNQSIFGAIKWHTSVKCAGAGCPASSAPWDWFLGTNGFVLYYISSHDTLVALGYWPLWALALAFSILFIPAYRIDRKTAYPWLFLLGILSGYILLWIIGGRTQYSFYSVQLAPFIYSFLMLSTIYIITQKEKILCVLNDWYKLLKYLWRLVVELLTC, from the coding sequence GTGAATAACAAATACAATATAGCAATATATGTTTTGCTCCTGATAATAATCTTATTCGCTGCTTTTCAATATTATTCTCTAGCCCTAAAATTGACGCAGCTGGAGATAGAGAGGCATGGTAAAGGATACGTATCAGATGAAGTTTGGTATGTTCCTAGTGCTCGCAATATTCTAAGGAAAACCCTGGGAATAGTGCCGAGTCTGCCTGGAGGAAAATATGGTGCCAGCATTATTTATGAGGGAAATATAGAGATTGCATGGATTAGAAAAGTTGCTATGAAATACGGTGTCTCGGTTGTAGATGAGAATTATCATAAAATAAAAGCATTCTATATTGAATCTAATAATTTAAACAATATTAATGCTTTTATACAAAATATTTCTGCGTATTATAATATTAGCGATATAGTTTATGGTTGGAGAATACCGGATGCGGCTGGTATAAATGAGTATTTAAACCTTGAGCATCCCCCACTTGTTAAGTATTTGATAGCATTATCTATCCTCTTACTAGGGGATTATCCTCTCTATTGGAGAATTCCCAATATTATCGCAGGCGCTCTAATTGTATTCTTCGTGTTTCTTTCTATTCGTAAGCTAACCAATAATCCATGGCTGGGGCTCGTAGCATCTCTTCTTGTCTCCATAGATCCGATTATGAGGTATTTATCAAGTATTGCTTTATTAGATGTATTTGTAGCGTTATTCTCTGTGATCACTTTTTATCTAGCTATTACTCGTAAATACATGCTTTCAATTTTATTGGCAATAATTGGTTCTACAGCTAAATTTAATACATTATTTGTATTAATACCTGTTTATATGCTTTATATTCGGAGGGAATTGAAAAAAGACAATAGTTTTATTAACTTCATCTATAACACCACCCTGTTTTTCCTATTAGTCTCCGGATTATTTCTAGCAGTCCAGGTGTTGATATCAATACCTTTAATTAGCATTATTGGTTTTGAATCGTGGCTTAACCAATCCATTTTTGGAGCTATTAAATGGCATACTAGTGTTAAATGTGCAGGAGCCGGTTGTCCTGCTAGTTCTGCACCTTGGGACTGGTTTTTAGGGACTAACGGGTTTGTCCTATACTATATTTCTAGCCATGACACGCTAGTAGCACTTGGATACTGGCCTTTATGGGCGTTAGCACTGGCTTTCAGCATACTATTTATCCCTGCTTATAGAATTGATAGGAAAACAGCATATCCATGGTTATTTCTACTAGGAATTCTATCTGGCTATATACTGTTATGGATTATTGGGGGACGAACACAATATAGTTTTTACAGTGTACAATTAGCTCCATTCATATACTCATTTCTAATGCTTTCAACCATATACATAATAACACAAAAAGAAAAGATCCTATGTGTTCTAAATGATTGGTATAAATTATTAAAGTATTTATGGAGATTAGTAGTTGAGTTATTAACTTGTTAG
- a CDS encoding DNA-directed DNA polymerase: MSEKINLEFYFLDNSYEVIGNEPHIIIWGITRDGKRILLRDRRFRPYFYAILKDNVSIDDLARKIKTYSDPKSPIIGVEPVEKNYFGKKVRALKITTIIPEYVRKYREKIKSLPEVLEVVEADIRFSIRYIIDHDLRPCGWHVAEVVEIPKKPIYRVDAEYEIVGEIKPLEQTLQPDLRIMAFDIEVYNKSGTPRPQSDPVIIIGIMNNNGEIKQLLANKYDDKTSIGEFVNYVKTLDPDIIVGYNTDGFDWPYLIERSKYVGVKLDVTRRVGTIPRTSTYGHISVPGRLNTDLYYFAEEIPEVKVKSLENVAEYLGVMKKSERVIIEYIDIPKYWDDEKLRHMLLQYNIDDVKSTYGLAEKFLPFAMQLSNITGLPLDQIGAASVGFRLEWYLIREAFKYGELVPNRAGRAAESYRGAVVLKPVKGVHENIAVLDFSSMYPNIMIKYNVGPDTIIRNEKCDPRKHNIAPEVGHCFRKEPPGFFKKVLETLLSLRKQIKSEMKKYPPTSYEYRLLDERQKAVKVLANATYGYMGWVHARWYCRECAEAVTAWGRQTIKSAIELARKLGLKVIYGDTDSLFVTYDKDRVEKLIDLIQTKLGFEIKIDKIYKRVFFTEAKKRYAGLLEDGRIDIVGFEAVRGDWADIAKEVQEKVTEILLKENSVDKAIEYVRKVIADLKAGKIPLDKLIIWKTLSKRIEEYSVDAPHVVAAKKLVKAGIKISVNDKIGYVILKGGGKISSRAEPYIFVKDPKLIDTEYYIDHQIVPAALRILNYFGVTETQLKRAAASAGQKSLFDFFGGKK; this comes from the coding sequence TTGAGCGAGAAAATAAATTTGGAATTCTACTTTCTTGATAACAGCTATGAAGTTATTGGTAATGAACCACACATAATAATATGGGGTATAACGAGGGATGGTAAAAGAATATTATTAAGGGATCGAAGGTTTCGCCCATACTTTTATGCTATCTTAAAAGACAATGTCAGCATTGATGATTTAGCTAGAAAAATAAAAACATATTCTGATCCAAAATCCCCAATCATAGGCGTAGAACCTGTCGAGAAGAATTATTTCGGAAAAAAAGTCAGAGCATTAAAAATAACAACGATAATACCAGAATATGTGAGAAAATATAGAGAAAAAATCAAGTCTTTGCCCGAAGTATTAGAAGTTGTTGAGGCAGATATACGTTTCAGTATTAGATACATTATAGATCATGATCTTAGGCCTTGTGGCTGGCACGTAGCGGAAGTAGTTGAAATACCGAAAAAACCAATATACAGGGTCGATGCAGAGTACGAGATAGTGGGTGAGATAAAGCCTTTAGAGCAAACCCTTCAACCAGATCTAAGGATCATGGCTTTTGATATAGAAGTATATAATAAGTCGGGAACACCTAGACCCCAATCAGATCCTGTAATAATTATTGGTATCATGAATAATAATGGTGAAATAAAACAGCTCCTAGCAAATAAATACGACGATAAAACCAGCATTGGTGAGTTCGTAAACTATGTGAAAACACTTGATCCAGACATAATAGTTGGATACAATACCGACGGGTTTGATTGGCCATACCTCATAGAACGATCAAAATATGTTGGTGTAAAACTAGATGTAACTAGAAGGGTAGGCACAATACCTAGAACAAGCACTTATGGACACATCTCTGTGCCTGGAAGACTAAATACTGACCTATATTACTTTGCTGAGGAAATACCGGAAGTCAAAGTTAAATCTCTCGAGAACGTCGCGGAATACTTAGGGGTTATGAAAAAATCTGAGAGAGTAATTATTGAATACATAGATATTCCCAAGTACTGGGATGACGAAAAACTTAGACATATGCTTCTACAATACAATATAGACGATGTTAAGTCAACATATGGTTTAGCAGAAAAGTTTTTACCATTCGCCATGCAGTTATCGAATATTACAGGGTTACCTCTAGATCAAATAGGAGCCGCCAGCGTTGGTTTTAGGCTGGAATGGTATCTTATACGTGAAGCATTTAAATATGGAGAACTAGTACCGAACAGGGCTGGAAGAGCAGCTGAAAGCTATCGTGGCGCAGTCGTACTTAAACCCGTTAAAGGAGTCCATGAAAACATAGCCGTACTAGACTTTTCAAGCATGTATCCAAACATTATGATCAAATACAATGTTGGCCCAGACACTATTATCCGTAACGAGAAATGTGATCCTAGAAAACATAATATAGCGCCAGAAGTAGGACATTGCTTTAGGAAAGAACCTCCCGGATTCTTTAAGAAAGTCCTCGAAACACTTCTAAGTTTGAGAAAACAGATTAAGTCCGAAATGAAAAAATATCCTCCTACAAGCTACGAGTATAGATTACTCGATGAGAGACAGAAAGCAGTGAAAGTATTAGCTAATGCAACATATGGTTATATGGGATGGGTTCATGCTAGATGGTATTGTCGTGAATGCGCAGAAGCTGTTACAGCATGGGGTAGACAAACAATAAAGTCAGCAATAGAACTTGCTAGAAAACTAGGTTTAAAAGTAATATATGGAGATACGGATTCCCTATTTGTAACATATGATAAGGATAGGGTTGAGAAACTCATAGATCTTATTCAAACAAAGCTGGGATTCGAGATCAAAATTGACAAGATCTATAAAAGAGTCTTCTTTACAGAAGCAAAGAAAAGATATGCAGGGCTACTAGAGGATGGCAGGATAGACATAGTTGGTTTTGAAGCTGTTAGAGGTGATTGGGCAGATATAGCCAAGGAGGTTCAGGAAAAAGTAACAGAGATCCTGTTAAAGGAGAACAGTGTAGATAAAGCTATAGAGTATGTTAGAAAAGTAATTGCTGATCTAAAAGCGGGGAAAATACCATTGGATAAATTGATAATTTGGAAAACATTATCGAAGAGAATAGAAGAATACAGTGTAGACGCCCCACACGTTGTTGCAGCGAAAAAACTCGTTAAAGCAGGCATTAAGATAAGCGTAAATGATAAGATAGGATACGTCATCCTCAAAGGCGGTGGTAAAATATCCAGTAGGGCAGAACCATATATCTTCGTAAAGGATCCCAAGCTTATAGATACCGAATACTATATCGATCACCAAATAGTCCCTGCAGCCCTTAGAATATTGAATTATTTCGGAGTTACAGAAACACAGCTGAAGAGAGCTGCTGCTTCTGCCGGTCAAAAAAGCTTGTTTGATTTCTTTGGTGGTAAAAAATAG
- a CDS encoding site-2 protease family protein — protein sequence MNILLMVFTIIISSWALLNILYVHFRGSFERRGFKLYYGLVLVYKRSKKIRQSSIVRKTSYVSILLFILALIFFYYSMIIGLMARIGLASSAAGPTLLIPGVNIVGDHLFYFILMVIIAAIIHEFAHAYTARSHNIRVKSLGFAIVLFIPLAFTEIDEEDAAKSSRKARIATLAAGPASNFILGVLFMYLFVLAVSPPTLVIEQVVPGSLADKYGLKSGSILISINGTPATRDVLRNYLNINNDTYLVLTIIDPGGVKENITIYKPSNTTLLGVYLWVGPSIALIKLFGTWLSIVLTKLLYWGMIVNTGLALVNAAPLFISDGGRIVYELLGNRIGHIVNFLSLLILVLAVTGP from the coding sequence TTGAATATATTGCTCATGGTGTTTACTATAATAATATCTTCTTGGGCATTGCTTAATATATTATATGTTCATTTTAGAGGATCATTTGAGCGTAGAGGGTTTAAATTATATTATGGATTAGTTCTTGTATATAAGAGAAGTAAGAAGATTAGACAATCAAGTATTGTTAGGAAAACCTCTTATGTATCGATATTATTATTCATATTAGCGCTTATCTTTTTCTATTATTCTATGATTATTGGTTTAATGGCTAGGATAGGATTAGCGAGTAGTGCTGCAGGGCCAACGCTTTTAATTCCCGGTGTAAATATTGTCGGGGATCACTTATTCTATTTTATATTAATGGTTATTATCGCTGCTATCATCCACGAGTTCGCACATGCATATACAGCTAGATCGCATAATATACGTGTTAAATCCCTTGGTTTCGCCATAGTATTGTTTATACCATTAGCCTTTACGGAAATAGATGAAGAGGATGCTGCTAAATCTTCTCGCAAGGCTAGAATAGCAACACTAGCTGCAGGTCCAGCATCTAATTTTATACTTGGAGTGTTATTCATGTATCTATTCGTTTTAGCAGTATCCCCGCCAACTTTGGTTATAGAGCAAGTAGTGCCTGGGAGCTTAGCGGATAAATATGGTTTGAAGTCTGGATCCATACTTATATCCATTAATGGGACCCCGGCTACTAGGGATGTTCTACGGAATTATCTAAATATAAATAATGATACGTATTTAGTGTTAACCATAATCGATCCCGGCGGGGTCAAGGAAAATATTACTATTTACAAGCCCTCTAATACTACATTGTTAGGAGTCTACCTATGGGTAGGGCCTAGTATTGCGTTGATAAAATTGTTTGGAACATGGCTTTCAATAGTATTAACCAAGTTATTGTATTGGGGAATGATTGTTAATACTGGATTAGCCCTAGTTAATGCTGCTCCACTATTCATAAGTGATGGTGGAAGAATAGTATACGAGCTACTGGGAAACAGGATCGGGCACATAGTTAATTTTCTAAGCCTACTAATACTAGTCCTCGCAGTAACAGGCCCGTGA
- a CDS encoding UDP-N-acetylglucosamine--N-acetylmuramyl-(pentapeptide) pyrophosphoryl-undecaprenol N-acetylglucosamine transferase → MAQHKNILLIASGGGHTGYIVGIAEKLCEKSSGLTIDIIIPCGDSWSQALLEKYADRILCVPKPRLPGESFVQLLRNIPSALYYSLRRIRRYDIVVASGSNHSLAPALISMLKGSKLYVVESHDRFVTKGKTVALLSSIGGEAVLHWNEQKKLYPRGHVFGPIVRQKKYEISDKGYILAIGGFEGNKKLYDTLVDTELENVVLQTGHVNPEIYKSKRPNWIVFRFDPDIDKWIAGAKVVIGHNSVTILEAAVTYRKPVVLIWNPMWKAAATKKDVEIFTRKINGVFLDGLSRDKLLDAIEKAVRNKPPKYINGADKFAEYLIENTM, encoded by the coding sequence ATGGCTCAGCATAAAAACATATTATTAATTGCTAGTGGTGGCGGACACACAGGCTACATTGTTGGTATTGCTGAGAAGCTTTGTGAGAAAAGTAGTGGATTAACAATTGATATCATTATTCCATGCGGTGATTCATGGAGTCAGGCATTATTGGAAAAATATGCTGATAGAATATTATGTGTTCCAAAGCCTCGTCTACCTGGGGAAAGTTTTGTTCAGCTACTACGTAATATTCCATCCGCCCTATATTATTCGCTCAGAAGAATTAGACGGTATGATATAGTAGTTGCTAGTGGTAGTAACCACTCTTTAGCACCAGCACTTATATCGATGCTTAAAGGCAGCAAACTCTATGTTGTCGAGAGCCATGACAGATTTGTTACGAAAGGCAAAACTGTCGCATTATTATCAAGTATTGGTGGAGAAGCAGTTCTTCACTGGAATGAGCAGAAAAAACTTTATCCTAGAGGACATGTTTTTGGACCAATTGTTAGACAGAAGAAATACGAGATCAGCGATAAAGGATATATTTTAGCAATAGGAGGTTTTGAGGGGAACAAGAAACTATATGATACACTAGTTGATACAGAGCTGGAAAACGTTGTTCTCCAAACAGGCCATGTTAACCCGGAAATATACAAGTCTAAGAGGCCTAACTGGATAGTCTTCCGCTTCGACCCAGATATAGATAAATGGATTGCCGGAGCCAAAGTCGTCATAGGACATAATAGCGTAACCATACTTGAAGCAGCTGTAACTTATAGGAAGCCCGTTGTTCTCATATGGAATCCTATGTGGAAAGCCGCTGCTACAAAGAAGGATGTAGAAATATTTACTAGAAAAATTAATGGTGTATTCCTAGACGGGCTCTCAAGAGATAAATTGCTTGATGCTATAGAGAAAGCAGTTAGAAATAAACCTCCAAAATACATAAATGGAGCAGATAAATTTGCTGAATACCTGATAGAAAATACCATGTAG
- a CDS encoding mRNA surveillance protein pelota: protein MKVLEKDLKKGYLKILPEDQDDLWALYNIIKPLDRVTATTTRDVKHGEISSSRRIPMTLTIEVRTLEFQPFTERLRIRGVVVEGPERYGVKGHYHTLNIDPGKPLVIWKEKWGRNELEIISRFTSRKQKVLLAAFDYDEAAIAMLTEQGIRLLEDFASNIPGKREPALFQKGLEKYLSSIAEKIFNYINKFQVDIVVIASPGDLQRRVARIIKEKKQVNIITDTVSIGGQGGIRELLRRDSVREAIKEINIIKAQRILDEFHKYLSKNPDMVAYGIDDVEYAVKHNAVDKLLVSEELLRVYDEEARRRVSSILDEAYRRRAEIIIVPHNSDVGLEVEGLGGIVALLRYPLKKPLNN from the coding sequence ATGAAGGTGCTTGAGAAGGATTTAAAGAAGGGATATTTAAAAATATTACCAGAGGATCAAGATGATCTATGGGCTTTATACAATATTATTAAGCCATTAGACAGAGTCACTGCTACAACTACTAGGGACGTTAAACACGGAGAAATAAGTAGTAGTCGAAGAATACCTATGACGTTAACGATTGAAGTAAGAACACTAGAGTTCCAACCATTCACTGAAAGATTAAGAATCAGAGGTGTAGTTGTTGAAGGACCTGAAAGATACGGTGTAAAAGGGCATTATCATACATTAAACATTGATCCTGGAAAACCCTTAGTGATATGGAAGGAGAAATGGGGTAGAAACGAATTAGAGATAATATCTAGATTCACCAGTAGAAAACAAAAAGTGCTTTTAGCGGCTTTCGATTATGATGAAGCAGCTATAGCTATGTTGACAGAACAAGGAATTCGATTATTAGAAGATTTCGCATCTAATATTCCAGGTAAGAGAGAGCCTGCATTGTTTCAGAAAGGATTAGAAAAATATTTATCCAGTATAGCTGAGAAAATATTCAACTACATCAATAAGTTTCAAGTAGATATAGTTGTAATAGCTAGTCCAGGAGATCTTCAGAGAAGAGTTGCTAGAATAATTAAGGAGAAGAAACAGGTCAACATAATTACGGATACAGTATCTATAGGGGGCCAGGGCGGAATTAGAGAACTACTAAGAAGGGATAGTGTTCGTGAAGCAATTAAGGAAATAAATATTATTAAGGCTCAGAGGATTCTGGATGAGTTCCATAAATATTTATCGAAGAACCCAGATATGGTTGCGTATGGGATTGATGATGTAGAGTATGCTGTTAAACATAATGCTGTAGATAAGCTATTGGTTTCCGAAGAGCTATTGAGAGTATATGATGAAGAAGCTAGGAGAAGAGTGTCTAGTATTTTGGACGAGGCATATAGGAGAAGAGCAGAAATCATAATTGTTCCTCACAATAGTGATGTAGGTTTAGAAGTTGAAGGTTTAGGGGGTATAGTTGCTCTTCTCCGTTACCCATTGAAGAAACCATTAAATAATTAA
- the dnaG gene encoding DNA primase DnaG, whose translation MAKYLIKARVEVDGVVEKHDIIGAIFGQTEGLFGEQFDLRTLQDKNRIGRIQVMTRIHNGKTIGEIIIPSNLDRLETALVAAMIESVDRVGPYNARIEVVDIIDVRLEKIKKIVDRAIEILQEWSKEKAPDIKEILKEMQEALKVPEPRKYGPEQLPAGPGVDKSDTIIIVEGRADVINLLRYGFTNVIALGGARKVPNTIRNLARKKKVIVFLDGDHGGDLILKELLRTIKVDFIARAPEGREVEELTGKEIREALSKTVPTKEYLEKLANQGNKEAKYLLQIQERLAREAAEQIKPKIKVEEKKPVEKPVPKPPKTVEEVVETVSIPLRIREDIKSLYGTLEAILYDNEWNPIKRLPVRDLVNTLDELDKNNVEAIVMDGIITQRLIDKASEKGVKTLIAAKIGRVNYKPPEILILTFNDIM comes from the coding sequence ATGGCTAAATATTTGATAAAAGCAAGAGTAGAAGTTGACGGTGTAGTCGAGAAACATGATATAATAGGAGCAATATTTGGGCAAACCGAGGGATTATTCGGAGAACAATTCGATCTAAGAACATTGCAGGATAAGAACCGTATAGGAAGAATACAAGTAATGACCAGGATACATAATGGAAAAACTATTGGTGAAATAATTATACCCAGCAACCTGGACAGACTAGAAACGGCACTTGTGGCTGCAATGATAGAGAGTGTTGATAGGGTAGGACCATATAATGCTAGGATAGAAGTGGTAGATATAATCGATGTGAGACTAGAAAAGATTAAGAAAATAGTTGATAGAGCAATAGAAATACTTCAAGAATGGAGCAAAGAGAAAGCACCGGATATTAAAGAAATACTGAAAGAAATGCAGGAAGCCCTCAAGGTTCCTGAACCACGAAAGTATGGTCCAGAACAATTACCTGCGGGTCCAGGGGTCGATAAAAGCGATACAATAATAATAGTTGAGGGAAGAGCAGATGTAATCAATCTGCTAAGATACGGATTCACAAACGTTATAGCATTGGGTGGTGCTAGAAAAGTACCTAACACAATAAGGAATCTAGCAAGGAAGAAAAAAGTAATAGTGTTCTTAGACGGAGACCATGGAGGAGACCTGATCCTGAAGGAACTACTAAGAACAATAAAGGTAGATTTTATAGCTAGAGCGCCTGAAGGTAGAGAAGTAGAAGAACTAACAGGTAAAGAGATAAGAGAAGCACTGAGTAAAACAGTACCTACCAAGGAGTATTTAGAAAAACTAGCCAATCAAGGAAATAAAGAGGCAAAATACTTGTTACAGATCCAGGAAAGACTGGCAAGAGAAGCAGCAGAACAAATCAAGCCTAAAATCAAAGTAGAAGAGAAGAAACCAGTTGAAAAACCAGTTCCTAAACCTCCCAAGACTGTGGAAGAAGTTGTTGAAACAGTGTCTATACCTTTAAGGATAAGGGAGGATATCAAGAGCTTATATGGAACATTAGAAGCTATTCTCTATGATAACGAATGGAATCCTATAAAGAGATTACCTGTCAGAGACCTAGTAAATACACTGGATGAACTGGATAAAAACAATGTAGAAGCAATAGTAATGGATGGTATTATAACGCAGAGATTAATAGATAAAGCATCTGAGAAAGGAGTAAAGACACTTATAGCGGCTAAAATAGGTAGAGTAAACTATAAACCGCCTGAAATACTGATTCTAACCTTTAATGATATTATGTAA
- a CDS encoding tRNA-binding protein: MDTANDYRFIIAEDAVNRLRKIIVNWQLPYHIDKNKALKIVDEIKSRVMRMKYSFLPITLLLSMREFEEITNYSTELSKILLQNKPIGSKKSKYQLLISEIRYSLWILMGLKHRFRFGEQNLPEYAIDVIGAEIFLVQKHSSADKLWVLKCGTEKFSFTVVTNIPNIRKGEVRGVAILPPVEFMGIVSEAMIATDPLPKTFKGKIIPFNRINISDVRAKILNIVSRK; the protein is encoded by the coding sequence ATGGATACTGCGAATGATTATAGATTTATCATTGCAGAGGATGCTGTTAACAGGCTTAGAAAGATCATTGTTAACTGGCAACTCCCATATCATATCGATAAAAATAAGGCATTAAAAATTGTTGATGAGATAAAATCTAGAGTTATGAGGATGAAATATAGCTTCCTACCTATAACCTTACTGCTAAGTATGAGGGAGTTTGAAGAGATAACAAATTATTCAACTGAATTATCTAAAATATTATTACAAAATAAACCAATTGGTTCCAAAAAGTCTAAGTATCAACTACTTATTAGTGAGATAAGGTATTCTCTATGGATACTTATGGGGTTAAAGCATAGGTTTAGATTTGGAGAACAGAATTTGCCGGAATACGCTATAGATGTTATTGGAGCTGAAATATTTCTTGTCCAGAAACATTCATCAGCAGATAAGCTGTGGGTGTTAAAATGTGGAACTGAAAAATTTAGTTTTACAGTTGTTACAAATATTCCTAATATTAGGAAGGGAGAAGTGAGGGGTGTAGCTATTCTTCCACCAGTAGAGTTTATGGGTATTGTTAGTGAAGCCATGATTGCAACAGATCCCTTGCCTAAAACATTTAAAGGCAAGATTATTCCTTTCAATAGAATAAATATTAGTGATGTTAGAGCAAAAATTTTAAATATAGTTTCTAGGAAATAA
- a CDS encoding nucleotidyltransferase domain-containing protein — protein MVREKIMRKPEYREIIYSEKQWRILSELRREAINILETLAKRGIQGIVHGSIARGDVWEGSDIDVFIPYTLPSYITEYTLESSGYKIYARYIVIATPSSTPKAYIVLDEYERKNISFPLAKLKPREYEFYKFGGILGLKGLKKNRRVPGVDKRLVLIEPTKNGHRESPVIGYENIVAEKLGISIDTVLERVRVLSRRDKIGRTGVFVKYELSPDEGFEEALEKIIRRNPLVRRALMDRF, from the coding sequence ATGGTTAGAGAAAAAATAATGAGAAAACCAGAGTATAGAGAAATAATTTATAGTGAGAAACAATGGAGAATCCTCAGCGAATTAAGGAGAGAAGCAATTAATATTCTCGAAACACTCGCTAAAAGAGGTATTCAGGGAATAGTTCATGGCAGTATTGCTAGAGGGGATGTATGGGAGGGTAGCGACATAGATGTCTTCATACCCTATACTCTTCCCAGCTATATTACTGAATACACTCTGGAATCTTCTGGCTATAAAATATATGCTAGATACATAGTAATAGCAACTCCTTCAAGCACACCTAAAGCATACATAGTTCTAGATGAATATGAAAGAAAAAATATTAGTTTTCCGTTGGCAAAGCTTAAGCCACGTGAATACGAATTCTACAAGTTTGGCGGAATACTTGGCCTTAAAGGATTGAAGAAAAATAGAAGAGTGCCCGGTGTTGATAAAAGACTAGTATTAATAGAGCCGACAAAGAATGGCCATAGAGAATCCCCAGTTATAGGTTATGAAAACATTGTTGCTGAAAAACTAGGAATAAGCATAGATACAGTTCTAGAAAGAGTAAGAGTTCTTAGTAGGAGAGACAAGATAGGCCGCACAGGAGTGTTTGTAAAGTACGAGTTAAGCCCTGACGAAGGATTTGAAGAAGCACTAGAAAAGATTATACGTAGAAACCCCTTAGTAAGAAGAGCTCTCATGGATCGTTTTTAA